A region from the Cannabis sativa cultivar Pink pepper isolate KNU-18-1 chromosome 9, ASM2916894v1, whole genome shotgun sequence genome encodes:
- the LOC133030764 gene encoding uncharacterized protein LOC133030764, with the protein MAPRLIIPAPEHFTGRVTYRGTGIFAKIKARFEEFNLNNTAKESRFGSFWNAVPLTFSSVLFHQLMLHKMKVDAQEELRMRFYVGRKEVRFGVLEFALITGLDFSSGPTEEEKAAQVARSGSDRLINKYFNRSDSVKTEALQDRFTNCQNPEDLYKLGLCLFVESVLLGREANALITPHILRYVEDLEFFFRIPWGKHSFARLMHSLQKGMLKQKANYEKKLSSDVQHGCKYTAYGFALAVQYWAYEAILEVGKRYGTNHRIRFPRMLSWTSKGDIGKKDVSALFSRRNLEVVKGLLPRTEEEAFVRTISYDGVENLVDDGVDDTEAEAGSQVPETQVPDTQETDTQATGSEPQPSAPSSSGVRGAEYTDLVARLDRIEADTQGLYAAHVELKKAYETSHVELKGGQNVIMEQLRDILAMLNRPPTTASAPEAPADPSTPPPAASPPVEEEEVFPDDYDPYEGTPATPIEAQPVIHVHDTESQGEILSIEAPPVVVKSRKRKRKPPVWFGDYTEMKRRHRPSSTFDPLEPPDEKLLITFRKWCVGLIPNHRLRDLRSGDYGPGFFWIMLTPKEWLTDDHIDAAMHMLRRRRTDYPLTFPQKGVILSTFVTSMISSAWTSHKGSRRNFVWEDYVISR; encoded by the exons atggctcccagactcattattccagcacccgagcattttactggccgcgtcacatatagaggcactggaatttttgcaaaaatcaaagctcggtttgaggagttcaaccttaataacacggcgaaggaaagccgtttcgggagcttctggaatgccgtacccttgacattctcctcggtgttatttcaccagctgatgctccacaaaatgaaagtggatgctcaggaggagttgaggatgCGGTTTTACGTTGGTCGGAAGGAGGTCAGATTCGGGGTGCTggagtttgcactcattactggcctggacttctcctcggggccaacagaagaggagaaggctgcgcaggtcgcgcgctcggggtcagaccgattgatcaacaaatatttcaaccgGTCTGATAGTGTGAAGACAGAAGCACTCCAAGATAGGTTCACAAACTGTCAGAAcccggaagacttgtacaagctcggcttgtgcttgtttgtggagtcagtGCTTCTGGGCCGCGAGGCAAACGCGCTGATTACGCCTCACATACTTAGATATGTGGAAgacctcgagttcttcttccggattccttgggggaagcactcattcgccagactcatgcactcgcttcaaaaaggcatgttgaaacagaaggccaactacgagaagaagctgAGTTCGGATGTTCAGCACGGGTGCAAATACACAGCATATGGCTTCGCACTTGCAGTACAATATTGGGCGTACGAGGCCATTTTGGAGGTTGGGAAGAGGTATGGCACGAACCACAGGATTCGGTTCCCCAGGATGCTTAGCTGGACGAGCAAAGGcgatattgggaagaaagacgtcagcgcattattttctagacgg aatcttgaagtggtgaaggggctacttccacggacagaggaggaggcatttgtgaggaccatatcttacgatggtgtggagAACCTGGTTGATGATGGTGTGGATGACACAGAGGCTGAGGCAGGTAGTCAGGTACCAGAGACTCAGGTCCCAGACACTCAGGAAACAGACACTCAG gccactggttcagaacctcagcccagtgcaccatcttcatcaggcgttcggggtgccgagtacactgatttagtggcgaggttggataggatcgaggctgacactcagggtctgtatgctgctcatgtcgagctgaagaaggcatacgagaccagccatgtagagctgaagggtggtcagaacgtaattatggagcagctcagagacatattggccatgttgaatcgtccgccaacgacagcttcagcaccggaggccccagcagatccatctaccccaccaccagctgcttcacccccagtagaagaggaggaggtcttccccgacgactacgatccttatgagggaactccagcgactccgatcgaggcacaacctgttatccatgtacatgacacCGAGTCGCAGGGTGAGATTCTGTCGATAGAGGCACCACCTGTAGTGGTTAAGagtcggaagaggaagagaaagcctcctgtatggttcggtgactatacggagatgaagaggagacataggccatcttcgacttttgatcccctggagccaccggatgagaaattgttaattactttccgaaagtggtgtgttggactcattccgaaccaccgacttcgggatttgagaagtggtgattacggtccaggattcttttggataatgctcacaccaaaggaatggcttacagatgac CATATAGATGCAGCAATGCATATGCTGAGGAGGCGACGCACCGACTATCCACTGACATTTCCTCAGAAGGGTGTCATTCTCTCCACATTCGTGACCAGCATGATCAGCAGTGCATGGACGAGCCACAAGGGTTCGAGGAGAAACTTTGTGTGGGAGGATtatgtaatatcccgataa